From a region of the Synechococcus sp. PCC 7502 genome:
- the rpsN gene encoding 30S ribosomal protein S14, with protein MAKKSMIEREKKRQKLVDKYATKRATLKDQLEDLSLSQQQRITLHRELQQLPRNSAPTRLRNRCWLTGRSRGYYRDFGLSRHVLREMAHQGLLPGVTKSSW; from the coding sequence ATGGCTAAGAAAAGCATGATCGAGCGCGAGAAAAAGCGCCAAAAATTAGTAGATAAATATGCCACTAAGCGGGCAACTCTTAAGGATCAACTAGAAGATTTAAGTTTGTCCCAGCAACAAAGAATAACATTGCATCGTGAACTGCAACAACTACCACGCAACAGTGCGCCGACTAGATTAAGAAATCGTTGCTGGCTAACTGGCAGGTCTCGTGGTTATTATAGAGATTTTGGCTTATCTCGCCATGTGCTGCGGGAAATGGCACACCAAGGGCTTTTACCCGGTGTCACCAAATCTAGTTGGTAA
- a CDS encoding HD domain-containing protein: protein MKSRTYHDPLHGAITLNGSDQVESLLIKLIDTPEFQRLRRIRQLDTANLTFHSGEGSRFTHSLGVMALTRRAFDHLVDQYPSLKPHRCIVLVAALLHDLGHGAFSHAGEEIFGSQHEFWTIKLIQESSIYDILYTFDPELPANLELVFTKKYPVTVISQLVSSQLDCDRLDYLQRDGYFTGAQYGHLDLDRILLALNYDPDSQSLVITKKGLVAIEHYLTVRYFMYVQVYNHPKNLAARFGLGKIFERARVVLATKSLPADKTVTAWLTQDLQTLDIKDYLAADDIVFMYHIHLWKNHEDQILADLCRRIQDRDLFKGSEITNLEDIEEYIQQWQQKLETIGFDPQYYCGIREALTKGYTLYQQGIAVKTNEGLQEISQISSLVKTLVQPMRKKWLIHPKLAN from the coding sequence ATGAAATCTCGAACCTATCATGATCCTTTACATGGGGCGATTACCCTCAACGGGAGTGATCAGGTTGAATCTCTGCTAATTAAATTAATTGATACCCCAGAATTTCAGCGATTAAGGCGGATTCGGCAACTAGATACTGCTAACCTCACTTTTCATAGCGGCGAAGGCTCAAGGTTTACCCATTCCCTTGGGGTGATGGCTTTGACTAGACGGGCATTTGATCACCTAGTCGATCAGTATCCCAGTTTAAAACCGCATCGATGTATCGTCCTAGTGGCAGCTTTATTACATGATCTTGGACATGGAGCATTTAGCCACGCTGGGGAAGAAATATTTGGTAGTCAGCATGAATTTTGGACTATAAAACTGATCCAAGAGTCGAGTATCTACGATATTTTGTATACATTTGATCCCGAATTACCAGCAAACCTTGAACTGGTTTTTACTAAAAAATATCCTGTAACCGTAATTTCCCAGTTGGTTTCCAGTCAGCTTGATTGCGATCGCCTAGATTATTTACAACGGGATGGCTATTTTACGGGAGCGCAGTACGGGCATTTAGACTTGGATCGCATTCTCCTAGCATTAAATTATGATCCAGATTCCCAAAGTTTAGTAATTACAAAAAAGGGACTAGTAGCGATCGAACATTATTTGACTGTGCGTTACTTTATGTATGTACAGGTGTATAACCATCCTAAAAATTTAGCGGCAAGGTTTGGCTTAGGCAAAATCTTTGAACGGGCGAGGGTTGTACTAGCTACTAAAAGTCTTCCCGCCGATAAAACTGTAACTGCATGGCTGACCCAAGACCTGCAAACCTTAGATATTAAAGATTACTTAGCTGCAGATGACATAGTTTTTATGTATCACATTCACCTGTGGAAAAATCACGAGGATCAAATATTAGCTGATCTATGTCGGCGGATTCAAGACCGAGACTTGTTTAAAGGCAGTGAAATCACTAATCTTGAAGATATCGAAGAATACATTCAGCAATGGCAGCAGAAGCTAGAAACTATTGGCTTTGATCCTCAATATTACTGTGGAATTCGTGAAGCTTTAACTAAAGGATATACCCTATATCAACAGGGAATTGCGGTTAAGACAAATGAAGGATTGCAAGAAATTAGCCAAATATCATCTTTAGTTAAAACCTTAGTTCAACCCATGCGAAAAAAGTGGCTAATTCACCCTAAACTTGCTAACTAG
- the hmpF gene encoding pilus motility taxis protein HmpF, whose product MQYLAELKKEKAFVGVKTEVKLLARNTSDNNWQGISNDETLPIPDSNQVRDLKDGQMVLVDVAGKNIQNVQDASKRLVLLLQNFSRLQDKFKQGEEEIEQWKQSLNYQSQELHRREVELADREQELEQIEIRRKEAEEAQAIAKGERAEIERMRQQLEKERREFDIESAVITQEQADYLRDVTTRISNFFIGTDFLYHQIGSCLDLLYDRQSILNDFWHYLDSIRNFQTDLDSEIQELNYRKQQVIQTQNRVVDFQAELKADEELVKARESTASILRSQIIGQQRLADQLNQLIASYGGTVDDVLDPAEVRRLEQMSTDDLEMEINLLQQEFDKAARAVGEQEDELAALEGEIAELQIQIDNATGAEKFELEGSKELAEENYQFLEASVSGMRSNMLERQAILNQQRAILDRRQGIDTSDDPAQKLKPILATVEAEKSNQESKLREVTYELDNARSIFRQKQEAFSRLSLEYEKQKQELEVAEVALRDKVRINTEVGTNDRILQPVQDIVDTLRQQMEAIVHDANQAQTEQAPQQLIENLQQMINSLVPS is encoded by the coding sequence GTGCAGTACTTGGCGGAACTCAAAAAAGAAAAGGCATTTGTTGGTGTTAAAACAGAGGTTAAACTTCTAGCACGTAACACTTCTGACAATAACTGGCAAGGCATCAGCAATGATGAAACTCTTCCTATCCCTGATAGTAATCAGGTGAGAGACCTCAAAGATGGACAAATGGTATTAGTAGATGTTGCAGGTAAAAACATTCAAAATGTCCAAGACGCTTCTAAGCGTTTAGTCCTACTCTTACAAAATTTTTCCCGACTGCAAGATAAATTTAAACAGGGTGAAGAAGAAATTGAGCAATGGAAACAATCCCTTAACTATCAAAGCCAAGAACTCCATCGTCGAGAAGTTGAACTAGCAGATCGAGAGCAGGAGCTAGAGCAAATTGAAATCCGTCGCAAAGAAGCAGAAGAAGCGCAGGCGATCGCTAAGGGAGAAAGGGCTGAAATCGAGAGAATGCGCCAGCAACTAGAAAAAGAACGACGAGAATTTGACATTGAGTCGGCGGTGATCACCCAAGAGCAAGCAGATTATCTCAGGGATGTAACTACTCGAATATCAAATTTTTTCATTGGTACTGATTTTCTGTACCATCAAATCGGCTCCTGTTTGGACTTGCTCTATGATCGCCAATCCATCCTCAATGATTTTTGGCATTACCTAGATTCCATTCGTAACTTTCAAACTGATTTAGACAGCGAAATTCAAGAACTTAACTATCGCAAACAGCAAGTGATCCAAACCCAAAATCGGGTAGTAGATTTTCAAGCTGAATTAAAAGCTGATGAAGAATTAGTAAAAGCTAGGGAATCAACCGCATCGATCCTGCGATCGCAAATTATTGGACAACAACGACTTGCCGATCAATTAAACCAACTCATCGCCAGCTATGGAGGTACCGTTGATGATGTACTTGATCCTGCTGAAGTAAGACGACTAGAGCAAATGTCCACCGATGACTTGGAAATGGAAATTAATCTATTGCAGCAGGAATTTGACAAGGCAGCTAGGGCTGTTGGGGAACAAGAAGATGAGTTGGCTGCCCTAGAAGGCGAAATTGCCGAACTCCAAATTCAAATTGACAATGCTACTGGTGCTGAAAAGTTTGAACTAGAGGGTTCCAAGGAATTGGCTGAAGAAAATTATCAGTTCTTGGAAGCTAGTGTCTCAGGGATGAGGTCTAATATGCTAGAGCGTCAGGCAATCTTAAACCAACAAAGGGCAATCCTTGATCGTCGTCAGGGGATAGATACCAGTGATGACCCTGCCCAAAAGCTCAAGCCAATTTTAGCTACGGTCGAAGCGGAAAAATCCAACCAAGAATCCAAACTTCGAGAAGTTACCTACGAACTGGACAATGCGAGGTCTATATTTAGGCAAAAACAAGAAGCATTTAGTCGTTTATCCCTTGAGTACGAAAAACAAAAGCAAGAATTGGAAGTAGCGGAAGTAGCCCTGAGAGATAAAGTGCGGATCAATACCGAAGTTGGTACAAATGACCGAATTCTTCAACCTGTTCAGGATATTGTCGATACCCTACGTCAGCAAATGGAGGCAATTGTCCATGATGCCAACCAAGCACAAACAGAACAAGCTCCACAGCAGTTAATTGAAAACCTTCAGCAAATGATTAATAGCCTAGTACCTAGTTAG
- a CDS encoding DUF3352 domain-containing protein — protein MKQKSFFVGLTIAAIILSVLSIFSVSKVFSANPQNLFTNLQPQAAQFLPKRSPLVASFLFNPEQLNLAAKLATKVNDRRNFDQEISQLKKQLQQTWYLNYEQDIKPWLGAEVTLAVTTPDLDRDPKNGLQAGYLIALATQKPELAQKYLDRFWQKQAKSGADLAFEQYQGVSLISTTISTTDSRAIANAKVGKFILFANDVSVIRNAINNLQSPSLALASSPEYQNSLQQLTNQGFAIAYLNPSEIQGLLGSEKLEGLTEKLPITLTIGLQSNDLGIKAETILALGGKTAISASGSHDNMDILKYISGGSSLLVGHNLAQTLASISDRPPLIPAGLQTGIDKVTQSLDFILAPENLSWIQDQYAIAIPKESNSNSWLLVIEAKNFQQASSALAELDNNARTKSKFTVGEIQINNQPLTLWTKLAPSATDRIVTGKVALAHTELNSATESINKSAIQKYVLISNSIATIQAALTQPSILETDPVFKAIANVIGTQNGLAYLSAQHLRSLLTLEPPILPLSLLQNRIQSLAIANTKIVSEADTTFLNGQMILNWAKPKDISGQKL, from the coding sequence ATGAAGCAAAAATCATTTTTTGTTGGTCTGACGATCGCCGCAATAATATTATCGGTACTGAGTATATTCAGTGTCTCCAAAGTATTTAGTGCTAATCCTCAAAATTTATTTACGAATCTGCAACCCCAAGCTGCCCAATTTTTACCCAAGCGATCGCCTCTAGTTGCTTCATTTTTATTTAATCCTGAACAGCTAAATCTAGCAGCAAAACTAGCAACCAAGGTGAATGATCGGCGTAATTTTGATCAAGAGATTAGTCAATTAAAGAAACAATTGCAACAAACTTGGTACCTAAACTACGAACAAGATATTAAGCCTTGGCTCGGTGCCGAAGTTACCCTTGCTGTAACCACCCCAGATTTGGATCGAGACCCCAAAAATGGCTTACAGGCAGGATACTTAATTGCCCTTGCTACTCAGAAACCAGAATTGGCACAAAAGTATTTAGATCGGTTTTGGCAAAAACAAGCAAAATCTGGAGCAGACCTAGCCTTTGAGCAGTATCAAGGTGTTTCTTTGATTTCTACGACAATTTCTACTACCGATAGCCGAGCGATCGCTAATGCCAAAGTAGGAAAGTTTATATTATTTGCCAATGATGTCAGTGTGATCCGTAATGCTATTAATAACCTCCAATCACCTAGCCTTGCTCTAGCTAGCAGTCCCGAATATCAAAATAGCCTCCAACAACTAACCAATCAAGGATTTGCGATCGCTTACCTCAATCCCAGTGAAATTCAAGGTTTATTAGGATCAGAAAAATTAGAAGGTTTAACCGAAAAATTACCCATAACTCTGACAATTGGACTACAAAGTAATGATCTAGGGATAAAAGCCGAGACAATTCTAGCCCTTGGTGGAAAAACTGCCATCTCTGCATCTGGTTCCCACGACAACATGGATATATTGAAATATATTTCCGGTGGTAGTTCTTTATTAGTGGGTCATAATTTAGCCCAAACCTTAGCCAGTATTTCTGATCGCCCGCCCCTGATTCCAGCAGGACTTCAAACAGGAATTGATAAGGTCACTCAAAGCCTAGACTTTATCCTTGCTCCCGAAAATTTAAGTTGGATTCAGGATCAATATGCGATCGCCATTCCCAAGGAATCTAACTCCAATAGCTGGCTCCTAGTTATTGAAGCTAAAAATTTTCAGCAAGCTTCATCTGCCTTGGCAGAACTTGATAATAATGCCCGCACTAAATCTAAATTTACCGTTGGTGAAATTCAAATCAATAATCAACCACTCACCCTTTGGACTAAGCTTGCCCCTAGTGCCACGGATCGAATTGTCACTGGTAAGGTAGCCTTAGCACACACAGAACTTAATTCTGCTACTGAATCTATTAATAAATCCGCTATTCAAAAGTATGTATTGATTTCCAACTCGATCGCAACTATTCAAGCGGCACTAACCCAGCCCTCGATCCTTGAAACCGATCCCGTCTTTAAGGCGATCGCTAATGTTATTGGTACTCAAAACGGGTTAGCTTATCTGAGCGCTCAACATTTACGCAGTCTTTTAACCCTAGAGCCACCTATCTTGCCCTTGAGTCTTTTACAAAATCGTATTCAAAGTCTAGCGATTGCTAATACTAAAATTGTGTCAGAGGCAGATACAACTTTTTTAAATGGACAAATGATTCTAAACTGGGCAAAACCTAAAGATATATCAGGGCAGAAGCTGTGA
- the fbp gene encoding class 1 fructose-bisphosphatase, whose amino-acid sequence MSNIELNQAQETTLSRDFTTLTRHVLSQSGDFSADAYDLSLLMGRIALAGKMIARELSQAGLAADALGVTGEINVQGEAVKKMDQYANRVFIRAFEQSGLVCRLASEEMEKPYYIPENCPIGRYTLLFDPIDGSGNIDTNLAVGTIFSIRQQQGIDETGEALDLLQSGHQQVGAGYVLYGSSTMFVYSIGKGVHAFTLDPSLGEFILSSENIRIPDHGSTYSINEGNFWQWDEGMREYIRHVHKQPGYSARYSGALVADIHRILFQGGVFLYPGSQGHPDGKLRLLYESAPLAYLITQAGGKATTGTEAILDVIPDRLHARTPLIIGSTKDVDLVLSFLQTRANG is encoded by the coding sequence ATGAGTAATATAGAACTTAACCAAGCTCAAGAAACAACCCTCAGTCGAGACTTCACCACCCTAACCCGTCACGTTTTATCCCAATCGGGAGACTTTTCTGCTGATGCTTACGATCTAAGCCTGTTAATGGGAAGAATTGCCCTAGCAGGTAAAATGATTGCCCGTGAACTCAGCCAAGCTGGACTGGCAGCAGATGCCCTCGGAGTCACTGGAGAGATCAATGTTCAAGGTGAGGCTGTAAAAAAAATGGATCAGTACGCCAACCGTGTATTTATCCGTGCCTTTGAACAAAGTGGGTTAGTATGTCGCCTTGCTTCCGAGGAAATGGAAAAACCTTACTATATCCCCGAAAACTGCCCTATTGGACGCTATACCCTACTTTTTGATCCCATTGATGGCTCTGGTAATATTGACACTAACTTGGCTGTAGGTACAATTTTTTCAATTCGGCAGCAACAGGGCATAGATGAGACAGGGGAGGCACTAGATTTACTCCAGTCAGGACATCAGCAAGTAGGAGCAGGTTATGTTCTCTATGGCTCTAGTACTATGTTTGTATATAGTATTGGCAAAGGAGTCCATGCGTTTACGCTCGATCCCAGCTTAGGTGAATTTATTTTATCTTCAGAAAATATTCGTATTCCCGATCATGGCTCTACCTACAGTATTAACGAGGGCAACTTTTGGCAATGGGATGAGGGTATGCGTGAATATATCCGCCATGTACATAAACAACCGGGTTACTCAGCAAGGTACTCAGGTGCATTAGTTGCTGATATTCACCGTATTTTATTTCAAGGTGGGGTATTTCTCTATCCAGGTTCCCAAGGACATCCCGATGGCAAGCTGCGCCTACTCTATGAATCTGCCCCCTTAGCTTATTTAATCACCCAAGCGGGAGGTAAAGCCACTACTGGAACCGAAGCAATTTTGGACGTAATTCCAGATAGACTCCATGCCCGTACGCCCTTAATTATTGGTAGCACGAAGGATGTGGATTTAGTGTTGTCCTTTCTCCAAACCCGGGCTAATGGCTAA